In Clostridium swellfunianum, a genomic segment contains:
- a CDS encoding winged helix-turn-helix transcriptional regulator, with protein sequence MNKEKYKCPLEYTQKVVGGKWKPVILWYLSTEGTKRYGELKRYLTNISHKMLSQQLKELEMDKLIHRKEYQQIPPKVEYSISERGKTLLPILKMMHDWGVENTNI encoded by the coding sequence ATGAATAAGGAAAAGTATAAATGTCCTCTTGAATATACACAAAAAGTTGTAGGCGGCAAGTGGAAACCAGTTATACTTTGGTATTTATCAACTGAAGGAACCAAAAGATATGGGGAACTTAAAAGGTATTTAACGAACATATCACACAAAATGTTATCCCAGCAGCTAAAAGAACTAGAAATGGATAAGTTGATTCATAGGAAGGAATATCAGCAGATTCCGCCGAAGGTAGAGTATTCAATATCTGAGAGGGGGAAAACACTACTTCCAATATTAAAGATGATGCACGATTGGGGAGTAGAAAATACGAATATTTAA
- a CDS encoding nitroreductase family protein yields MELLEAIKSRRSIRKFKSEPIPESYIDKLIEAGRIAPSGSNLQPTRYVVIKSEEARAKLKECSPLPFVAQAPAVIAVCVDNGVVATAEVRTRELREANAFVDTPLNNSNAADSEAYNNRKKAMDEGALKAYLSLNAAIAIDHITLRAVDLGLGSCWVMMFDKSKVKELINLDERYDVVALLPVGYPDQAPAQRPRLSIDEVLLKEI; encoded by the coding sequence ATGGAATTACTAGAAGCAATTAAATCAAGAAGAAGTATCAGAAAGTTTAAATCAGAGCCAATACCAGAAAGCTATATTGATAAACTAATTGAAGCAGGAAGAATAGCGCCTTCTGGCTCTAATCTTCAACCTACACGCTATGTAGTAATTAAATCTGAAGAAGCAAGAGCAAAATTAAAAGAATGTTCACCACTGCCTTTCGTGGCACAAGCACCTGCTGTAATTGCAGTTTGTGTAGATAATGGTGTTGTGGCTACAGCAGAAGTCAGAACAAGAGAATTACGAGAAGCAAATGCTTTTGTTGATACTCCGTTAAATAATAGTAATGCTGCTGACTCAGAAGCCTATAACAATAGAAAAAAAGCTATGGATGAAGGTGCTTTAAAAGCATACTTAAGTTTAAATGCTGCCATAGCCATAGATCATATTACTTTAAGGGCTGTAGATTTGGGACTTGGAAGCTGTTGGGTAATGATGTTTGACAAGTCCAAGGTAAAAGAACTGATAAATCTAGACGAAAGATATGATGTGGTTGCACTATTACCTGTTGGGTATCCCGATCAAGCTCCAGCACAAAGACCAAGATTAAGCATTGATGAAGTACTATTAAAAGAAATATAA
- a CDS encoding FUSC family protein, translating into MLKKILSNTALFGIIIIFVKVFEVIFGSKNSLVGVTIIIATLVLMQEDLTEKLIENFIKIISINLVLGIFAHISSYNMWEGLILNFVALAAIGYLLSLNLNKVMIVPFGLQYLFMLYTPVTGGDFAKRLLGLSFGALLIMVVQLFIHKKNNNIRVEESNLIECDKRQVIYRCAELFKKDIINTVRGAYAFRIGLITALAAFTVEFFHLQQGRWIVYTIFSLTELYSENCKRRSKQRLQGTIIGVFIIIALFMFIKNNTIRSLIVLIGGYLDSYTTNYRDKMICVTMSVVASVSLINGTFITAFERVGYVFIGILFAVIADKLIFTKKLAEFDLAA; encoded by the coding sequence ATGTTGAAGAAAATTTTATCAAATACAGCTCTGTTTGGGATAATTATAATATTTGTAAAAGTGTTTGAAGTTATATTTGGATCAAAAAACAGCTTAGTTGGAGTTACAATAATAATAGCCACATTAGTTTTGATGCAAGAAGATCTAACTGAAAAATTAATTGAAAATTTCATAAAGATAATCTCAATAAATTTAGTTTTAGGAATATTTGCTCATATCTCTAGTTACAACATGTGGGAAGGATTAATACTTAATTTTGTTGCTTTAGCAGCAATTGGGTACTTATTGAGTTTAAACTTGAATAAAGTGATGATAGTACCTTTTGGACTACAATATTTATTTATGCTTTATACTCCGGTTACTGGAGGTGATTTTGCTAAAAGGCTATTAGGTTTAAGCTTTGGTGCATTATTAATTATGGTTGTTCAACTTTTTATTCATAAAAAAAATAATAATATAAGAGTTGAAGAAAGTAATTTGATTGAATGCGATAAAAGACAAGTTATATATAGATGTGCAGAACTGTTTAAAAAAGATATAATTAATACTGTAAGAGGAGCATACGCTTTTAGAATAGGACTGATAACAGCATTAGCAGCCTTTACAGTAGAGTTTTTTCACTTACAGCAAGGAAGATGGATAGTATACACAATCTTCTCATTAACTGAGTTATATTCTGAGAATTGCAAACGAAGGTCTAAACAAAGATTACAGGGAACAATAATTGGTGTATTTATTATAATAGCTTTATTTATGTTTATTAAAAACAATACAATTAGAAGTTTAATAGTTCTAATTGGAGGCTATTTAGATAGCTATACTACTAATTATAGAGATAAAATGATTTGTGTTACAATGTCCGTTGTTGCGTCAGTTTCATTAATCAATGGTACTTTTATAACAGCTTTTGAGAGAGTTGGCTATGTATTTATAGGAATATTATTTGCTGTAATAGCAGATAAATTAATTTTCACGAAGAAATTAGCAGAGTTTGATCTAGCTGCATAG
- a CDS encoding polyphosphate polymerase domain-containing protein, with amino-acid sequence MTLQTKTITKLAVARKELKYLISLPDRIYLLDALNQILTPDAYGGYNGYTVRSVYFDSITNDDYHDKKEHADEKKRIRVRVYHPNDEKAKFELKLKSFGREIKESLVISRSDAQQLLKKNYSVLLAYDNHTARYAYDLMTTRLYRPVSLVEYDRRAYTHPHFNTRITMDNNLRYCDFCYDLFSKNLNFKTAMPKDQTILEIKYDRFLFKQIQDVLANCDLFQSPPSKFGTSRSILEQYYY; translated from the coding sequence ATGACATTACAGACAAAAACAATCACGAAATTAGCTGTAGCGAGAAAGGAATTAAAATACTTAATTTCCTTGCCTGATAGAATTTATCTTCTCGACGCATTGAATCAAATTTTAACACCGGATGCTTACGGCGGCTATAACGGTTATACAGTTCGCAGTGTGTACTTTGACAGTATTACTAATGACGACTATCACGATAAGAAGGAACACGCAGATGAAAAGAAACGGATTCGTGTACGCGTGTATCACCCAAACGATGAGAAAGCTAAATTTGAACTAAAACTAAAAAGCTTTGGCAGAGAAATAAAAGAAAGCTTAGTCATATCTAGGAGCGATGCCCAGCAGCTACTTAAAAAAAATTATAGCGTACTTTTAGCTTATGACAATCACACTGCTCGGTATGCCTATGATCTGATGACAACGCGTCTCTATCGTCCGGTTTCATTAGTTGAATATGACCGCAGAGCTTACACCCATCCACATTTTAATACTCGTATAACTATGGATAACAATTTACGATACTGTGATTTTTGTTATGACCTGTTTAGTAAAAATCTAAATTTTAAAACTGCTATGCCAAAAGATCAAACTATTCTTGAAATCAAGTACGACCGCTTTCTATTTAAGCAAATCCAGGACGTACTGGCAAACTGTGACCTGTTCCAATCTCCACCTAGCAAATTTGGAACCTCTCGCAGTATTTTAGAACAATATTACTACTAA
- a CDS encoding DUF4956 domain-containing protein — MSNLINLFNNINLGEPFIKTQVNLLISLIFTIILVSIMLITYKLSQDPLSYNRKFNITLMMLSFISTVLLSLVQNYPLLSLGVFGSLSICRVRANTKDPRDIGFVFWSLSIGISSAVGEFAVGLMSTLILSMLMVIFSKSIKRKDVLTMVVRGSKDQVTNVQKIFYQIPNSSIQAKNLFTDSFELVYKLKLPPHEGEKLLLALNNMHGINSVNVLAPQTKVA; from the coding sequence ATGAGCAATTTAATCAATCTATTTAATAATATTAATCTCGGAGAACCATTTATTAAAACTCAAGTTAATCTGCTAATTAGCCTGATATTTACAATTATTCTAGTATCTATTATGCTTATAACCTATAAACTTAGCCAAGACCCCTTATCATATAACAGAAAATTCAACATCACCTTAATGATGTTATCATTTATATCCACTGTTCTGTTATCACTTGTACAGAACTATCCATTACTTTCTCTAGGTGTATTTGGCTCACTTTCTATCTGTCGAGTACGTGCAAACACAAAAGATCCAAGAGATATCGGTTTTGTTTTCTGGTCCCTTTCTATAGGAATTTCCTCTGCTGTAGGGGAGTTTGCCGTAGGATTAATGAGCACACTGATTCTTAGTATGCTTATGGTAATCTTTAGCAAAAGCATTAAAAGAAAAGATGTTCTTACTATGGTTGTACGTGGAAGTAAAGATCAGGTTACAAATGTGCAGAAAATTTTCTACCAAATACCTAATAGCTCTATTCAAGCAAAAAACCTGTTTACTGATTCCTTTGAGTTAGTATATAAATTAAAACTTCCACCTCATGAAGGAGAAAAGCTTCTTCTTGCATTGAACAACATGCACGGCATAAACAGTGTAAATGTTTTGGCACCCCAAACTAAAGTTGCTTAA
- a CDS encoding DUF4956 domain-containing protein, which produces MNLFEEKMYTLLNLATTKSNITTIMITLATALLLSAVLWGTYRFANTKNTYQPKFAITLVMLAFISTVFMDLIQSNLALSLGMLGSLSIVRFRTNIKDPRDIGFIFWSMCIGIAAGTNSYLIGAIGSIILAIFMLVTRKKSINTAVMMLVIRGSNTNINKIQHVVNQVPGNNTVKAKNILADSFELVYEMHLPERESNNMIGELFELGGIDSVNLLAANG; this is translated from the coding sequence ATGAATCTATTTGAAGAAAAGATGTATACCCTGTTAAACCTCGCTACCACTAAATCGAATATAACCACAATCATGATAACTCTGGCAACTGCGCTCCTACTCTCGGCAGTATTATGGGGCACCTATCGTTTTGCCAATACTAAAAATACTTATCAGCCGAAATTTGCCATTACTCTTGTAATGCTGGCCTTTATCTCCACAGTGTTTATGGATCTCATACAATCGAACCTGGCACTTTCCCTTGGAATGCTTGGATCTCTTTCTATTGTTCGATTTCGTACCAACATTAAAGATCCTCGTGATATTGGATTTATCTTTTGGAGTATGTGTATTGGTATTGCTGCTGGAACCAACAGTTATTTAATAGGGGCCATTGGTAGTATCATTTTGGCTATATTCATGCTGGTTACTAGAAAAAAAAGTATAAATACCGCAGTTATGATGCTTGTTATTAGAGGCAGCAATACAAATATCAATAAAATTCAACATGTGGTGAATCAAGTTCCTGGAAACAATACTGTAAAAGCCAAAAATATTCTAGCCGATTCCTTCGAACTAGTATATGAGATGCATCTGCCCGAGAGAGAAAGTAACAATATGATAGGTGAGCTTTTTGAATTAGGTGGAATTGATAGTGTAAATCTATTAGCAGCA